TGATCTGTCCCCTTTGGTAACTGAGCATCAGCTCGGTATTTTCAGCTCTCACGTGGTTTTCCTTTGTGGCTTCTTTAATCTGCTCGGACAAATCACTGTTGACGGCACAATCAATGATTTTAACTGCGTTCAGGACGGTGAtggcaattttctttttctgagtGTCATACCTGCCCTCTTCCCACGTGTCATATTTCCTTGCACTTTTCTTGGTCTCCATCTACACGGGCGAGTACGCGTTTAATCAAATACAGCTCTACACCAACTATGATTCTATGAATAAATATACAGCATCTTACCTTATCGATGTCGGTGCTGCTCGAGGGACTTTAGAATCGAGGCTCTGACACTCGTTGCTTAGTGGGTTCCCCTTTGGCCTCACCGAGCCATCGCGTCTCATTTATACACGGGCATAATGTGCGGAAGGTGCTGAGACAGATGGGAAGTGCTACTGATGACTCGCATGACTCTGCTCGCTTGCGACATAACGTGACGTTGCAGATGTGAggagaaaaaatgacaaacCATGACACGGTAGAATTTCTCAGTTTTGGTTTTGGGATTTCAGCTGAACAAACAGGCCCCGTGGAGTGACCTTTGGAGAGCAACATGCTCAAAGCTAAAAGGGGGCACAAGGAACCCGAGTTTGAAACACTTCACAGCAGACTTCACAGTTGTTGTTGAAGTGATCATCAAATAGCTGCTGTCCAATAACAATGAtgcaatgtattatttttcgttcacatttttattcgcaaaataacattattttctgtgatgaatataaaatgtatcaaatgtaACCGTGCACAAATTGATTATTAGCTTAGAATTGTTTCAGAGTCCCTCCCTCGAAACGCCAAAGCGCCCGAGAAGACTTCAGCAGGCTCAAGCAATCCTTGATACTGGATCAGCGCTGGTCCCGCCCGTTTTTCCCGTCCACACTTTTTGAAAGGAAAATATAACAAATGCAATTATTTCATGGTACATGGGGGATGCTTGCTGACGAAATTACACGAACGCCCAATAAAGAAAGACGCATTGTTTTGGATTGATATTTGTGGAATGAAGGCTCTTCTAACCACGCCTCTTTGGGCGGGCAGACGCCCCCTGGTGGACAACATGGGCGGTGCTTGACGATTTTCAGGAGCGAGCACGTTCTCCCGCATTCATCCAgcggttgaaaaacaaaatacggAATCATGTAGACATTCTCATAGGTTTTGATTCCCTCCCCACCGCCGATGTCACGTTCAAGGGATCGACTGCTCTAGAAGGTAATGCGGATTCGCTGTCCTTTTTGCTCGACCATTCGGTTCCGCTGCTTCAGCGGGAGATGGTAGTCGCTGTATCCGCGAGAGAGTGACATAACAGCGGCTGGAGAGTTCAAGGAGAGCCGGCGGATTCCTGTCCCGTTTCTCATGCGTATTATTGCACCTTGTACAATTTTAGACCGCTTCCTTCTCAATTTGCTCTGCCGCTGGGCTCAATGCAATAATCACCGAATACAGACTTTGTACTGAAATGTCCTGCAGTTCAGGATTCCTGGATAGTTTCTCATAAGGGCCCTCATGCCCAGGCATGCTAGGAATAAAACACAACGTTGCTACGAACTCTTTTGGAGATGGGCATCTTGCCATTGTTGACAGTCTTTTGTACCGGGCTGAAGTTACACTTGCTAATGGTGTGTCAGAATCAATTCgtgttgtgttaaaaaataaatgaaggaaTTCAGAGGGTAATTTGGGTCACCATAGGAGTAACGAAACTATGGCCTGGGGATTATTTGTGGCCCGTTGTCCATTTTTAAGTACCCCTCTGCACATCCTGAAGTCCACATTTGACACAGCCCATGTTGTTTGCCAACACTTTATGACTTACTTTctaggcacttataaataaaatgtattattattattattacatttggtggcCAGATAGGAGAAgagaagaaatgttttttttgcgaGGGTCTGTCGTGATATTATTGTATTGAGACGTTTGGGTATTATGCCATCCTGACTCAATGGTGTCATTCACACTTTTAAACCTCTTGGTCAACAGGTAATGGATTCCTGCCTTCTATGTTTGATCTTCTCCCTCGTCGCCGGTGTGACCGAATGCATTGAAGATGATCACCGGGTTAATGGCACTCACCATCATGACTATTGCATCCTTGGCGCCGGGCCTGCCGGACTGCAGATGGGCTACTTCCTCTCCAAAGCCAAAAGAGACCACATCATCTTGGAGAGAAACTCTGGACCTGGCAGTTTTTTTCACAAGTGGGTGGAGAAATCTTTGTCTCCTGATGTGTGTTGAAATGCATATCGTATTGAGCCTTTCTAATTTTCATGTCAAGATATCCCCGGCACAGAAAGCTCATCAGCATCAATAAGATCCACACCGGACGGCAGAACCGGGAGTTTAATCTTCGCCATGATTGGAACTCGTTGTTGAGTGATAAACCAGAGCTCCTGTTCCGGCAAGTCAGCGGGGACTTTTACCCGCCGGCTGATGCCTTCCCACGCTACCTGTCCATGTATGAGATGGAGCTGGGGCTGAGGGTCCAGTATAGTGTGGATATTCGAAGGATCAGGGCAGTGGTGGCATCCAGCGGAAGACGTTACGTCCTAACTGATCAACGTGCAAAGGAATACACGTGCAGGTGGGTTTACTTTTCACTGCCCTTGAAGGTCAAActttgcaaacaaaataaacataagGCGGCGTTGCGCTTCTTTCCGTCTCAGCGTCCTTCTGGTTGCCACCGGTTTGTGGGTTCCTCAGGAGGTGGACTTTGTTGGTTCTGACCTGGTCGAGGGCTACGAATCCATCTCCACAAACTCTGAGGACTACAAGAACCAGGCTGTGCTGATTCTGGGCAAAGGGAACTCGGCTTTTGAAACGGCCCAGAGCATTTTGGGACATGCGAGTCGGGTTCACATGGTCAGTCGCAGTCCCGTTCGACTGGCCTGGCAAACGCATTACGTTGGAGATCTCAGGTACaattagggattttttttttttactctaacTCGTGTAATTATTTGGAGTACTGCTTCTTACTTTAATTGAGTTCTGATTGTAAAGTGCTCTACGCTTCGGCTACGCTTGCCACCTCGGATAATGAATCTTTTTCTATCTGCCTCTTGTAACATGACCcgatattttgtttgtgttctcaGAGCTGTGAATAATGAACTCCTAGACACATATCAGCTGAAGTCTCTCGATGGCTTGTTGGAAGCCAGCCTGGAGCGCATCGTGATCGTTCAACAAAAGGAAGACGACAGGAGGAAATCAAGCAAAGTCAACGAGAAGAAAGGACAGTTGTTTGTGACGATAAATAAGTACGTGCGAAACCAGTCGGGGAATAACAAATCCGATGTGACAGCTGAAGATCTGCTCGGGTATCACATTGACAATTTCTCCATGAGGAAACCTTACGATCGTGTGATCCGATGTCTTGGCTTCCGATTCAACTTCAGCATATTTGACAGGTACAAGTAATATACAGTTATTattatgagcattttttttgtatagaacATATTTGACACTgctatgtctatttttttttactgtgatttAGCTTTCTTTGCGGACAAAAAAAGTTCATCCCTCTCAATCAATTTtagcaaatgacatttttatttgaatgttcAGTTATGGGCCCGATGGGATCAATTATGTTGATGAGAAATTGATCGTTTGTTCTCTGCGACTTTACTGTGTCTCAAAATACAAACATCTCCACAGCTCTGCCTGTCCACCCAAGAGTAAAAATGCCAAAGGGAGGTTTCCACGGGTCACAGCCTGGTATGAAGGTCACGGCACTCCTGGTTTGTTTGTACTGGGAGCAGCCGCTCACTCCAGAGACTATCGCAAATCAGCCGGCGGTTTCGTTCATGGATTTCGCTACACAGGTTAGCATTCAGAAGCTATTGCTTCGCTAATTTGTTCGATGTTGACGGCTAATACTGTCGTACACTTGGCAACGTGAACTAGCGTTTACGTCATTCTGGTTGTGTTTCAGTGCGAGCTGTGCATCATTTGCTTGAGCAACGTTACCACAGAACACCGTGGCCAACGACACGATTGTCCACAACGCAGCTGCTCTCTGCCATTTTGAAGCGGGTGGGCGAGGCATCTGGGCCCTACCAGATGTTTGAGATACTAGGAGATGTGATATTGCTGAGAGGGTAAGTTGTATTTTAAGGTTTAATGGAATCCGCCACTGGTCATTTCAGTTTCTGCAGTTTGAGGTAGCCCAGGCATTAGAGTGGAAGATTTACTGCCTAATTCTGTAGTAGACAACACCGTGTTTCAACACTTGTTGATATGTTTCAACACTGTATTGCCCTTTTTTGTTAATGccaccttttgttttgtttttcctctctctttaAAATGACCGAAAGGTCTAATTGCCAGTATGTGGAGGAATTCCCACTGCAGGCCTTGCCTCAGTTCTCTTCTCTCTCGGGTCATGAGGTGTCCGAGCATGGACTGTTGATTCTAGTGATGCAATATGGGAAAAAGAAGATTGACTATTTGGGAGCAGGCAGGGCAGTCACGGACTGGAGCAAAGCTTGGAAATCCAACTTTCTACACCCAGTTTTATACTACTATGAAACACTTCCCACCGGTGAGTAAGACTCGGTGGCCATCAGGGCGGTGGTCCTTTCTTTGGTTCTGCTATTTAACAGGCAACATGTTGCATGGGAGTTGACTGGAAAATATACCCCTGTTGTACTCAAGATGAAGAGATGAAACGCCGTCCCCATGGGTGGCCTTTACCAAGGCCTAAGGCTATTCATCACATGGTTGAAGACTTCCTAACTGAGTGGGATGGCCCCATATCTCACATCCAGCCTTTGCGACGCTTCCTGGAACACTGCGTCAACACTGACCTTAGAGCCTTCTATGCAGGTAAAGCAGTCGAACCCGTCTGAACTTAACTGGGGTAGAAACATAGCGATAACCTTTAATTTGACCCCAATGTGCTCTGAAGATGCTCCAGGCCAACAATCTTATCAGCTGCTCAATATTTACAATCCTGTGGTCAAACCTTGCGGTCCAGATTGTGTCGCTCACTGTTGTTCTTTTCTTCCATCTTTCAGAATCATGTTTCCGCTTATCGCTCACCCACCGCATGCCTCCACTGTTCTGTCGCCAGGGATACTTGAAGCAGCAAGGCATTGCCCAGAAAAATAAAGGGatgcattttcatttcactCGCCCTGCGTCTGGTGAGCAGCATGCAGACGCATCAAGCGCCAGTGCTGCATTTCCTAACTACCTTGCGCAGGCTGGAGCCTCCGTGTCTTCAGGCCTAAAACTTGACTTATGACTGTTTCACTACCTCCACCTCATAAAAATCCAGATAACTTGGATTAGTTTTATCCCACGTGGTTGCTGGCCTTCATAAAACCAGGACCAACTCCATGATTACGCAAATGCTAAGAGTTGGCAAGGAATCAACACTGCGATGTATTAACCGAGGAAACAGCTCACCAAGcttcaactttttatttttatttttttgtcagttaCTTTCTAGTTCAACTGGGTACTAGACTGGATTTCTGGTTTGAGGTACTAGACTCTTCATTGTGAGAATTCTCATCACCTGTGGTGTGCTGTGTCGGTCATTTCCAAATGTTTGACACAGACACAATTGTCTCCGAGGGGAGAGGACCTGACCGTTGCAAATTCATGTGTTCGTCACAAAGTACAGTATGTTCACTACCTCTACaagtatttataaataaaaaagggagCGGGGTACGTCGATATAACGTATTTGAAAGCATCACGAGTGAGTGCGGGTATTACTTCTTAAACGCAGTATGAACAGCACATTACATGATGTCATTTCACatcgaaatgtaaaataaacgtGTTAAAAACAAGTAGAAATCGTTCGCACTATTCACATGACCCACAACCAGCTTTTAAATAGACGCAAGTCCGCACGCATTGCAGGAGTATCGGTGTGATGGGCTCATTATTTGCCTGTCCTCATTGGACGAGAACGAATGAACAAGATGGAAGGTGATTGGTTGGGGTTTGTCTCGTGGAGTTGTGGCTGTCCAATAGGCGTGCTTTATACTACTTTAGTGTGAAACGGAAAACGCGAAACAGGAGACATTTTGGTGTTGTGACGGGAATGCATTTGCTACTGAAATACTTTTCCAGTGAAGGAAACGTAGTGATGAGGAGTTAGTTTAATGTGTTGAACGACCGTAATATGGTACTTGTCCTCGGAGTAAATGAGACATCCACGTTTATGGCGACACTATTTTTACTCACGCAGCGATGTGCTAACAAGTGTAAACACGGCTTCCACATGTCATGAAAATAAGTAAGTATGGACGGGTGGGGCTCAGTCGTTGCGCCAGATAATGACCCTTCAAGCTCCGAGGGGGAATACATAGTCGAACCAGGTCCCGAACATGAGGCGACAGAAGGAGCACATCGGGGCGTCGTGGAGAGGATGGACGACGGGGCCACCGACGTCGGATTCGGATTAAGTGGGATAGGAGAAAGCAAAATGTTGTTGGGACAGAGAGACGACAGAGAACTTCGGTACTTGCACTTATTGTGGGAACCAGGACGAGCGGAGACTGCACCTGATGGCGGAAACAACAGGCTGGGGAAGATGACTGGAAGCAGGACTAGGAGGTGTCACCGAGCCACAAGGAACCCGATTGGGAAAGATGTGTATGGTACGACACTGTTTATATGAATAGTTGAGGCTGGCTATCTCTATAATTAGTTTAATCACAGCCaaccctggggaaaaaaaggacaacattGGGCATGGTTCTAAATCAAATCAGTCAACAGTTATGCAATCTAATCTCAGATAATTAGCGAATGAAATGGCAACTACGTGTTACTAAAAATGTAAGTGGTTGCTGATAAAAATATAACGTATGCAGAATGAATTTTCAGTGAGGGACCCCTAAATTGCACCATGAGGCTGTAATGTGCATGTGAAAGGTTTCTCATATGTGCATCGAATTTAGATGGATTCTTTGTGCTTTGCCGTTCTGCAACGGGAGGTCAATACACCTGTCAAAAAGCAGAGTATTGAAATCCGTTGTACTCTGAATCTTTTCTTCACAGCCGTAAAGAGACTGAGGGACGCAGCAAACGGCAATGACATCGATACCGGTACGAATGAATATGAACGCGatgcattaaaaacaacaacaagatgaAAATTGATACAGAACAAGCTGGTTTGATCCGTAACGTTGTGTTATTCCAGTTCGGAAGCTCCTGCAGGAGGACATAGACCCATGTGCAGCAGATGACAAGGGAAGGACAGCCTTACATTTTTCTTCCTGCAATGGCAATGAAAGCATCGGTAAGTAAAATATGGCAACTTATTTGAAGCTATTGTTAGATTTCAataatttaggattttttttccccattcattATTTAGATTAAAAGGACATAACTTCTAAATAATCAAGAAATGTCCCTGTTTCTGTCTGCAGTGCAATTACTGCTGAGCTACGGTGCTGACCCCAACCAACGTGACAGTCTGGGTAACACCCCACTCCATCTGGGTAAGAGAGAATAGGGACCTATTTCCCCACCTCTCGCTCAGCCTCAGCTGAGATCGGATCCAGCTGACCTCCAAACCTGATGAGATTAAGCAGTGTAGAATGGATggacgattgtttttttttaaaatatcgaaTACAAAACAATGCTGTGGTCCATTTttaagccttccattttctgttgcTTCATGCTCATTTTAACCTGTTTGTCTGCAGCGGCCTGTACAAACCATGTGCCTGTCATCACCACATTGCTAAGAGGAGGTAAGACAGTAGGACTCGTTCTATTAATGCTGTCCACCTTTTtcattgatgatgtcatttctctatattttttaattcttcaCGTATCCGTTGAACTTGTGTGTTTGAAACTTAAATTTGGTGGTTTTGATCTGGTGTTACTGAATATCAATGGGGTAACTGACAATTGTTGCCAACTGGTGTTTTCTGCAAAGGATCCCGCGTGGATGCACTTGATCGAGCAGGCCGGACTCCTCTGCATCTTGCACGCTCCAAACTTAACATTCTGCAGGATGGGGATTCTCGCAGTTTAGAAACCCTGAGAGGGGAAGTCACACAGGTAGAGAACATATAGTCTTGGTTCTTTCcaacatttctttttgtcaGAGAAGGCAGGTCAATGTCTCAGTCAAACCCCAAATGGACAAACTGCAAACATTTAAGATGAGATGGGGAGCTCTTTTGTGCTTGATTAGCTTACCTCTCGGGTATTTGAACTGGAATAAAGAATCTGAGTTGTCCAAACTTGAATTGATGTACTGGCGACGATGACGATTTATGCATGTGTTATTTTTGCCACTCAGATTATCCAAATGCTGAGAGAATATCTAAACCTAATGGGCCAAAGTGAAGCCAAAGAGAGACTGGAGCACATTTCCTCCCAGCTGCAACGCATGCGAACCAAAGAGGAAGTAAGACGTACATCCTAATAACATTACATATCATTGCATTTATAACATGTCATACAATTCCATCAATCAAatatcgttgttgtttttttttttaaatcacattgtCTCTTCTTTTTAGGTGGATGAGGTGACTGATTTACTAGCCAGCTTTACTTCACTCAGCCTTCAGAAACAGAATTTGGGAGGAaggtagaggataaagaaaccGGATTCCCTGCTCCCTTTTCAAAGcaagtctccgttcctccatcTTGAACACTCATTGATGCCGCTGTTCAGTACCACTGTCGTGATTGTCAGTCAGAGATCCTACAAATCTGATGCAGATTTTTGTAACAAATTATTTGATGGAGGCAGGGGCACTTTCTTGGGACTACACTTTGagtaattttatttaatttgttttttttaatgaccgaaGTCTGTGAACATCTGGGAGAAGGTAGTAGGTTCAAGAATCTGGAGTCTTGGGAAAATTATGATTCAAATGAACTTCAGAAAAGAATGTGTACTGCCTGTCAAAAaattagatatactgtatattcttgtGTGTTTGAACAGTCTCAAAGCAGTCCATGTGCTGAATATATTTATTGGTCTTTGTGAAACAGTCTGACTGATGGCAAGCCTTATAAATTATCCAGCTACATTTCTTCGCCATCTGTCTTAGTCGTTCAAAACATTCCTCCCATTTTTATAGTTCATAAGCATCTTCACTGTGTTCGTCCAATCGTGTCTTGTTTTGGggtatgaggaaaaaaagaaacttgagAATTGATACATTCATTTAAAGATGGTGTTGATCAAAGCTACCTCTATTGTGCCAAAAAGTAACAATTATTCATTTGCGGTTGGTGACAGTAAATTGCAGAAATGTTTTGATGGGATAGGACTTACCGCATTAAATCCCTGATTATTGGATCCATGTAATTCcaagtgcattttatttatttgccttcAGCCAAACTGGACTTAACTATTCGACCTTAAAAGGCATCACAGAACACAACAGGCTGGACGGCAATGCACAACTTGAACACACACATCTGGTGGGGTATGATGCGTCTGTCTGTGCCTGCGTATCTTCGTCTTACTATTAGTCACGGTCTATATTTCTAAATGCGTAACCATTCTTACTCTTTCTCTTTTGGCTTCTTCATCAGCAGGatattttccatttgtattGCATGTTAACGTTTAACTCGTGTAAAAAGTACAGTACtgccaaaatgtatttgtttgatCAAATAAATGGACTCGCCTATGTGATTATAAGTGacttttgtatttcattcaatCAATTCCTGCtcatgtacatgtacagtatttattaattttttaaaaagtatattcgTGAACGTCCAATGATGTCATCCTGTTCCACCAAAGGCGATTGGCTGTAGAACACAAGCCCCGCCCCGGCACTCCGGCGTATTGTTGTTCGCCGGAATAAAGATGGCGACCTGGCCCGCGTAATTTGGAGACTCACTTGAGGTAATTCATTTTGACACAGAGACTTTCTCAGACCTTCTGCTAGTTTCGGAAACGGACACGAGGCCAATGTCGAAGGCGAAGCAATGAGAACAGTTGAATGCACGTGTGCATGATTGGAATCGTCGTTAAATGGACAGCGGCCtcgctgtgttgaaagcacCGGGCTGTCGTGAGACGATCGTCCAGGAAAGACGAGCCCCCTCGCGGCATGGAGCGTTTCAGGGCCGGAAAGGCCAACGAAGCCGGGTGGTCAAGTTAATGGGAGAGGGGGTGTGTTTGTGGATCGTTACGAAAAGTAGGCGGGAAATCTTCAAGTTGTCACGATTTGTACTCTTTCATTGGTGAGAACGTGGTATCCTTCAAAACAACGCCAACTCGTCTCTTTTAGAATGCACGCCGGTGTTTGGCGGACTGTAAAATATAAGATCTATTAATGCAATTCATTATGTTTGCAACGTTGTGGGTGATGCAACGAAGTCGATAATAACACATATATTACACTTTGCGTTGTTGGTACCGGGCTCTACTTATTGAAACATGATCCTCTGACTTGCTTTTCGAATTCTATTTAGGCAGGTCCCCATCCTGTCTTCATGCTGCCTGGAACATCTTTGACGAGGAAATATACTGAGTGGCAATGGCTTTTGAAGAGATCAGGAACAAAGGAGAAATGGGTAATGACTCTTTTACATATGCAGAAAGATCCCATTAAAAAAGTGTTGATGTGAATATGTTTTGGAAATACCAGTTTCTGATTTAGACATTGggatggagggagagagaggtctTGTCGCCGGTCGTAGCCAAAGGGAGAAGAGAAGGTCATACAAAGATCTTCtacgagaggaggaggagattgcAGCTCAGGTTCGCAAGTCTTCCAAAAAACGCCCAAAGGTGAATTTTTGTTCTACTTTACAGAGCTTGTGACCTATTTGATGAATGGTCCAGTACACTTTATTAACTTTTATGTTCTGTGTCATTTCCCATTAGGATTCAGAGCTCTTCATGCTGGGAGGTGACCcgcacaaaaagaagaagaaatacagTGATGACTACTATTACCGGGGTTAGTTCCAGTTGAGGAAGCACCAACTAATTGAGACATGTTACCTGTCAGAGTGGGCTCGATAtttgagcgggggggggggggggggggggcaatatctTCATATTGTTGACCTTTTGTGACTTTCTTATCAGAGCACGAAGGCCACCCCATCCACAAAAAGAAGCACAAATCACTCGAGCGCTCCCCGACGCTCTCTTCCCCTTCATCGTCCCACCCGGCAGATACAGCGATGGGTCTTCTGCAAGCCATCACCTCTCCCCTGGCCACGGGATCCGACCCCGGTTCCAATTTACACAAAAAGCCCTCCTATCCCTCCTTGTCCTCGCATTCCTCAAAAGACCGCAAGCGTGAGGGCGGCAGCGGCGGAAGCAAAGGCAGCCACTCGTTTTCCCATTCCCGCCCCatgtcgtcatcgtcgtcgtcgtcgtcgtcttccacCAAGAAGcactcctcgtcttcctcaaAGTCATCACTGTTCCACGGCGGCTCCATCAAAGAGGAGCCTTTAACATTACGGGAGGCCGACGGGCTGAAAATGAAagtgattatgtcaccggagAAGGAGGAAAACGAGGGCATCCCGATCACTCACCACTCATCCAAAGCGGGTGGAAAGAAAGAGCGGGATCGAGAGCGAACGCTGGTGTCCAAATCACCCAAGAAGAAGCTGCAGCACAGCCGAGATCCTCTTCCAGTCGTGGGGAAAGAGGTGGAAGTGGAAGGTAATTGCGCCTTCATTCTAAAAGACCGCCGCTCTATGGTCGCCGACACATAATTTGCCAGCATCAAGTTAACCTGGCACAATTAACTcagatccgtttttttttatttttttttttttacgaaagGTTTGCATCTCTATGGATGCCATGCAAATGACTCCATTTGTAACTCAACATTCCGCGTTGTGCTTTGCGTCAAGGTCACTACGGAGGCGGGATGGGCGACGACAGCTCATCGTCGGGAGCCGAGCTGGAGG
This region of Hippocampus zosterae strain Florida chromosome 17, ASM2543408v3, whole genome shotgun sequence genomic DNA includes:
- the foxred2 gene encoding FAD-dependent oxidoreductase domain-containing protein 2; this translates as MDSCLLCLIFSLVAGVTECIEDDHRVNGTHHHDYCILGAGPAGLQMGYFLSKAKRDHIILERNSGPGSFFHKYPRHRKLISINKIHTGRQNREFNLRHDWNSLLSDKPELLFRQVSGDFYPPADAFPRYLSMYEMELGLRVQYSVDIRRIRAVVASSGRRYVLTDQRAKEYTCSVLLVATGLWVPQEVDFVGSDLVEGYESISTNSEDYKNQAVLILGKGNSAFETAQSILGHASRVHMVSRSPVRLAWQTHYVGDLRAVNNELLDTYQLKSLDGLLEASLERIVIVQQKEDDRRKSSKVNEKKGQLFVTINKYVRNQSGNNKSDVTAEDLLGYHIDNFSMRKPYDRVIRCLGFRFNFSIFDSSACPPKSKNAKGRFPRVTAWYEGHGTPGLFVLGAAAHSRDYRKSAGGFVHGFRYTVRAVHHLLEQRYHRTPWPTTRLSTTQLLSAILKRVGEASGPYQMFEILGDVILLRGSNCQYVEEFPLQALPQFSSLSGHEVSEHGLLILVMQYGKKKIDYLGAGRAVTDWSKAWKSNFLHPVLYYYETLPTDEEMKRRPHGWPLPRPKAIHHMVEDFLTEWDGPISHIQPLRRFLEHCVNTDLRAFYAESCFRLSLTHRMPPLFCRQGYLKQQGIAQKNKGMHFHFTRPASGEQHADASSASAAFPNYLAQAGASVSSGLKLDL
- the ankrd54 gene encoding ankyrin repeat domain-containing protein 54, with product MDGWGSVVAPDNDPSSSEGEYIVEPGPEHEATEGAHRGVVERMDDGATDVGFGLSGIGESKMLLGQRDDRELRYLHLLWEPGRAETAPDGGNNRLGKMTGSRTRRCHRATRNPIGKDVYAVKRLRDAANGNDIDTVRKLLQEDIDPCAADDKGRTALHFSSCNGNESIVQLLLSYGADPNQRDSLGNTPLHLAACTNHVPVITTLLRGGSRVDALDRAGRTPLHLARSKLNILQDGDSRSLETLRGEVTQIIQMLREYLNLMGQSEAKERLEHISSQLQRMRTKEEVDEVTDLLASFTSLSLQKQNLGGR
- the hmgxb4a gene encoding HMG domain-containing protein 4a isoform X1; the protein is MAFEEIRNKGEMVSDLDIGMEGERGLVAGRSQREKRRSYKDLLREEEEIAAQVRKSSKKRPKDSELFMLGGDPHKKKKKYSDDYYYREHEGHPIHKKKHKSLERSPTLSSPSSSHPADTAMGLLQAITSPLATGSDPGSNLHKKPSYPSLSSHSSKDRKREGGSGGSKGSHSFSHSRPMSSSSSSSSSSTKKHSSSSSKSSLFHGGSIKEEPLTLREADGLKMKVIMSPEKEENEGIPITHHSSKAGGKKERDRERTLVSKSPKKKLQHSRDPLPVVGKEVEVEGHYGGGMGDDSSSSGAELEAGELVIDDSYTHQSKKKKKSKKSKKKKDKEKDRAKDKSGKDKKHSKGFGDSSKGYGTSHPTVSHSAVGPMYAMGTPVHQQGGDGAMEKKKKKEEKDREKHDKDKEKPKKKSASAYQVFCKEYRVNITAEQPGLVFGELSKKLGEVWKRMPEKDKLFWRQKAQYLQHKQNKAEATTVKHKSSTESKSKAKAGVVSPNRAPATVSLSPARVPDVDPIDAAAHLQLLGESLSLIGHRLQETEGMVAVSGSLSVLLDSILCALGPLTCLTAQIPQLNGCPRNVLSNTLDNIAYIMPGL
- the hmgxb4a gene encoding HMG domain-containing protein 4a isoform X2, producing MAFEEIRNKGEMDIGMEGERGLVAGRSQREKRRSYKDLLREEEEIAAQVRKSSKKRPKDSELFMLGGDPHKKKKKYSDDYYYREHEGHPIHKKKHKSLERSPTLSSPSSSHPADTAMGLLQAITSPLATGSDPGSNLHKKPSYPSLSSHSSKDRKREGGSGGSKGSHSFSHSRPMSSSSSSSSSSTKKHSSSSSKSSLFHGGSIKEEPLTLREADGLKMKVIMSPEKEENEGIPITHHSSKAGGKKERDRERTLVSKSPKKKLQHSRDPLPVVGKEVEVEGHYGGGMGDDSSSSGAELEAGELVIDDSYTHQSKKKKKSKKSKKKKDKEKDRAKDKSGKDKKHSKGFGDSSKGYGTSHPTVSHSAVGPMYAMGTPVHQQGGDGAMEKKKKKEEKDREKHDKDKEKPKKKSASAYQVFCKEYRVNITAEQPGLVFGELSKKLGEVWKRMPEKDKLFWRQKAQYLQHKQNKAEATTVKHKSSTESKSKAKAGVVSPNRAPATVSLSPARVPDVDPIDAAAHLQLLGESLSLIGHRLQETEGMVAVSGSLSVLLDSILCALGPLTCLTAQIPQLNGCPRNVLSNTLDNIAYIMPGL